A region of Ramlibacter agri DNA encodes the following proteins:
- a CDS encoding ferritin-like domain-containing protein — translation MAAEEREDRDLNQDPITGEPGAHPIGTGLGAAGGAVAGAAAGAIGGPVGAAVGGVVGAVVGGLAGKAAGEAVNPTAEEAFWRDNYSKEPYYEAGRTYDDYGPAYRLGLSGRERYEDPWTSVEPRLADEWEANRDQSSLDWQRASPASQAAWSRADDQYRSYEAGRGTGAAASTGVAGAVGAMQTAGNGDGDRGDVIDLLKDLVECCKDGEYGFRECADQAKRQDLKSTFLQRADDCRRGAQELNDLIRQSGGSPEDGGSAMGAMHRGWVSIKSKLTTYDDKAVLEEAERGEDNAKSRYMKALQKDMPANVRSVVDRQYQGVMRNHDQVKMLRDQFRAAS, via the coding sequence ATGGCTGCTGAAGAACGTGAAGACCGCGACCTGAACCAGGATCCCATCACCGGCGAACCGGGCGCGCACCCGATCGGCACGGGTCTCGGCGCCGCCGGCGGCGCCGTGGCCGGCGCGGCTGCGGGCGCCATCGGCGGCCCCGTCGGCGCCGCCGTGGGCGGCGTGGTCGGCGCCGTGGTCGGCGGCCTCGCCGGCAAGGCTGCGGGCGAAGCCGTGAACCCCACCGCGGAAGAAGCCTTCTGGCGCGACAACTACAGCAAGGAGCCCTACTACGAGGCCGGCCGCACCTATGACGACTACGGCCCGGCCTACCGCCTGGGCCTCTCGGGCCGCGAGCGCTACGAAGACCCGTGGACCAGCGTCGAGCCGCGCCTGGCCGACGAATGGGAAGCGAACCGCGACCAGTCCTCGCTGGACTGGCAGCGGGCCAGCCCCGCTTCGCAGGCCGCGTGGTCCCGCGCCGACGACCAGTACCGCAGCTACGAAGCGGGCCGCGGCACCGGCGCCGCCGCGTCCACCGGCGTGGCCGGCGCGGTCGGCGCGATGCAGACCGCCGGCAACGGCGACGGCGACCGCGGCGACGTCATCGACCTGCTGAAGGACCTGGTCGAATGCTGCAAGGACGGCGAGTACGGCTTCCGCGAATGCGCCGACCAGGCCAAGCGCCAGGACCTGAAGTCCACCTTCCTGCAGCGCGCGGACGACTGCCGCCGCGGCGCCCAGGAGCTGAACGACCTGATCCGCCAGAGCGGCGGCTCGCCCGAGGACGGCGGCAGCGCCATGGGCGCCATGCACCGCGGCTGGGTGTCCATCAAGTCCAAGCTGACCACCTACGACGACAAGGCGGTGCTGGAAGAGGCCGAGCGCGGCGAGGACAACGCCAAGTCGCGCTACATGAAGGCCCTGCAGAAGGACATGCCGGCCAACGTGCGCAGCGTGGTCGACCGCCAGTACCAGGGCGTGATGCGCAACCACGACCAGGTGAAGATGCTGCGCGACCAGTTCCGCGCGGCCAGCTGA
- a CDS encoding GNAT family N-acetyltransferase — MHLRLDDLRGPEIRALLEEHLRNMREISPPESVHALDLDALRRPGISFWTAWSGADLLGCGALKELDATHGEVKSMRTAMAHRNKGVARAILERVMQEARARSYGRLSLETGSQVEFQPARRLYESFGFTYCPPFGDYQEDPHSVFMTRSIGRA; from the coding sequence ATGCACCTCCGCCTCGACGACCTCCGCGGCCCCGAGATTCGCGCCCTGCTCGAAGAGCACCTGCGCAACATGCGCGAGATCTCGCCGCCCGAGAGCGTGCACGCGCTGGACCTCGACGCGCTGCGGCGTCCGGGCATCAGCTTCTGGACGGCCTGGTCCGGCGCCGACCTGCTGGGTTGCGGCGCGCTGAAGGAGCTGGACGCCACGCACGGCGAGGTCAAGTCCATGCGGACCGCGATGGCCCATCGCAACAAGGGCGTGGCCCGCGCGATCCTGGAACGTGTCATGCAGGAAGCGCGTGCGCGTTCCTATGGACGCTTGAGCCTGGAGACCGGATCGCAGGTGGAGTTCCAGCCGGCGCGGCGCCTGTACGAAAGCTTCGGCTTCACCTACTGCCCGCCTTTCGGCGACTACCAGGAAGACCCGCACAGTGTGTTCATGACGCGTTCGATCGGCCGCGCATGA
- the metK gene encoding methionine adenosyltransferase — protein sequence MANDFLFTSESVSEGHPDKVADQISDAILDAIFKQDPRSRVAAETLTNTGLVVLAGEITTNAHVDYIQVARDTIKRIGYDNTDYGIDYKGCAVMVCYDKQSNDIAQGVDHASDDHLNTGAGDQGLMFGYACDETPVLMPAPIYYAHRLVERQAQLRKDGRLPFLRPDAKSQVTMRYVDGKPHSIDTVVLSTQHAPDQSETPTKMKASFNEAIIEEIIKPVLPKEWLKETRYLINPTGRFVIGGPQGDCGLTGRKIIVDTYGGACPHGGGAFSGKDPSKVDRSAAYAARYVAKNVVAAGLARQCQIQVAYAIGVAKPMNVTVYTEGTGVIPDDQIASLIHDHFDLRPKGIIQMLDLLRPIYEKTAAYGHFGREEPEFSWERTDKAAALRAAAGLK from the coding sequence ATGGCGAACGACTTCCTCTTCACGTCCGAATCCGTGTCCGAAGGCCACCCCGACAAGGTGGCGGACCAGATCTCCGACGCGATCCTGGACGCGATCTTCAAGCAGGATCCGCGCAGCCGCGTGGCCGCCGAGACGCTGACCAACACCGGCCTGGTCGTCCTGGCCGGCGAGATCACCACCAACGCCCACGTCGACTACATCCAGGTCGCGCGCGACACGATCAAGCGCATCGGCTACGACAACACCGATTACGGCATCGACTACAAGGGCTGCGCGGTGATGGTCTGCTACGACAAGCAGTCCAACGACATCGCCCAGGGCGTGGACCACGCGTCCGACGACCACCTGAACACCGGCGCCGGCGACCAGGGCCTGATGTTCGGCTACGCCTGCGACGAGACGCCGGTGCTGATGCCCGCGCCGATCTACTACGCCCACCGCCTGGTGGAGCGCCAGGCGCAGTTGCGCAAGGACGGCCGCCTGCCCTTCCTGCGCCCGGACGCCAAGTCCCAGGTGACGATGCGCTATGTCGACGGCAAGCCGCACAGCATCGACACGGTGGTGCTGTCCACGCAGCACGCGCCCGACCAGAGCGAGACGCCCACCAAGATGAAGGCCAGCTTCAACGAGGCCATCATCGAGGAAATCATCAAGCCGGTCCTGCCCAAGGAGTGGCTGAAGGAAACCCGCTACCTGATCAACCCGACCGGCCGCTTCGTCATCGGCGGCCCGCAGGGCGATTGCGGCCTGACCGGCCGCAAGATCATCGTCGACACCTACGGCGGCGCCTGCCCGCACGGTGGCGGCGCGTTCTCGGGCAAGGACCCGTCCAAGGTGGACCGCTCGGCTGCCTACGCCGCGCGCTACGTCGCCAAGAACGTGGTGGCCGCCGGCCTGGCGCGCCAGTGCCAGATCCAGGTGGCGTACGCCATTGGCGTGGCCAAGCCGATGAACGTGACCGTCTACACCGAAGGCACGGGCGTCATCCCCGACGACCAGATCGCCTCGCTGATCCACGACCACTTCGACCTGCGTCCGAAGGGCATCATCCAGATGCTGGACCTGCTGCGCCCCATCTACGAAAAGACCGCCGCCTACGGCCACTTCGGCCGCGAGGAGCCGGAGTTCTCGTGGGAGCGCACGGACAAGGCCGCCGCGCTGCGCGCGGCGGCGGGCCTGAAGTAA
- a CDS encoding lysophospholipid acyltransferase family protein, whose product MKRLFHLLALWPLPLLHLLGAFLGWVAFLGSPTYRRRFLANAAQAGYAFRQVRRAVGEAGRLVAEAPRLWFGAPVPVQWKGDELIEAARASGRGLVFLTPHLGCFEVTAQAYAQRFGPMTVLYRPARKAWLRDLIDRSRARPNLETAPTTLAGVRQMLRALKSGRAVGLLPDQVPPNGLGVWAPFFGKPAYTMTLPARLVQQTGAILLLSWGERLRGGRGYRVHVLPWQGALGEGPDQAAGAVNQQMETLVREAPTQYLWGYARYKTPRQELAP is encoded by the coding sequence GTGAAAAGACTCTTCCACCTGCTGGCCCTCTGGCCGCTGCCCCTGCTGCACCTCCTGGGAGCCTTCCTGGGCTGGGTGGCTTTCCTGGGCTCGCCGACCTACCGGCGGCGCTTCCTGGCCAACGCGGCGCAGGCGGGCTACGCCTTCCGGCAGGTCCGCCGCGCCGTCGGCGAAGCCGGCCGGCTGGTCGCCGAGGCGCCCCGGCTGTGGTTCGGCGCCCCGGTGCCGGTGCAATGGAAGGGCGACGAACTGATCGAGGCCGCCCGTGCAAGTGGTCGCGGCCTCGTGTTCCTGACGCCACACCTGGGCTGCTTCGAGGTGACGGCGCAGGCCTATGCGCAGCGCTTCGGGCCCATGACGGTGCTGTACCGGCCGGCCCGCAAGGCCTGGCTGCGCGACCTGATCGACCGTTCCCGGGCCCGGCCCAACCTGGAAACCGCGCCCACCACCCTGGCCGGCGTGCGCCAGATGCTGCGGGCGCTGAAGTCCGGCCGCGCCGTCGGCCTGCTGCCGGACCAGGTGCCTCCGAACGGGCTGGGCGTCTGGGCGCCGTTCTTCGGCAAGCCGGCCTACACCATGACCCTGCCGGCGCGGCTGGTCCAGCAGACCGGCGCCATCCTGCTTCTCAGCTGGGGCGAGCGCCTGCGGGGCGGCCGTGGCTACCGCGTGCACGTGCTGCCCTGGCAGGGCGCGCTGGGCGAGGGACCGGACCAGGCCGCGGGCGCCGTGAACCAGCAGATGGAGACGCTGGTGCGCGAGGCGCCCACGCAGTACCTGTGGGGCTATGCGCGCTACAAGACGCCGCGCCAGGAGCTCGCGCCATGA
- a CDS encoding lipid A biosynthesis acyltransferase, whose protein sequence is MMSRLGILFLRTMALLPLRWVRALGTALGLLLYVLVFPRRRVVDVNFRLCFPQWSAAERRRATREVFIHVVQSFLDRGWLWHSEPEVVQRRLKVTGAVADLAGNEPTIVFLPHFVGLDAAVTALTQQVQRRFLGIYTQQSNKIVDEWVFKGRHRFGDARGMSRSEGVRDLIAAMRAGHIMILLPDMNFGAEESIWVPFYGVPAATLPSLSRFARLGRAKVVPVVPQLTPEGYEVRVLDAWTNFPSGNLEADTARMNEQLEHYIDEMPSQYYWVHKRFKSRPPGEPGVY, encoded by the coding sequence ATGATGAGCCGCCTGGGCATCCTGTTTCTACGCACGATGGCGCTGCTGCCGCTGCGCTGGGTGCGCGCGCTCGGCACCGCGCTGGGCCTGCTGCTGTACGTGCTGGTGTTCCCGCGCCGGCGCGTGGTGGACGTCAACTTCCGGCTGTGCTTCCCGCAGTGGAGCGCTGCGGAGCGCCGCCGCGCCACCCGCGAGGTGTTCATCCACGTCGTGCAGTCCTTCCTGGACCGCGGCTGGCTCTGGCACTCCGAGCCCGAGGTCGTGCAGCGCCGGCTGAAGGTGACCGGCGCGGTCGCCGACCTGGCGGGCAACGAGCCCACCATCGTCTTCCTGCCGCACTTCGTGGGGCTGGACGCCGCCGTGACCGCGCTCACGCAGCAGGTGCAGCGCCGTTTCCTGGGCATCTACACCCAGCAGAGCAACAAGATCGTCGATGAATGGGTGTTCAAGGGCCGGCACCGCTTCGGCGATGCGCGCGGCATGAGCCGCTCCGAAGGCGTGCGCGACCTGATCGCGGCGATGCGCGCGGGGCACATCATGATCCTGCTGCCGGACATGAACTTCGGGGCGGAGGAGTCGATCTGGGTGCCGTTCTACGGCGTGCCGGCGGCGACCTTGCCTTCGCTCTCGCGCTTTGCGCGCCTGGGCCGGGCCAAGGTGGTCCCGGTGGTGCCCCAGCTCACGCCGGAAGGCTACGAGGTGCGGGTGCTGGACGCCTGGACGAACTTCCCCAGCGGGAACCTCGAGGCCGATACGGCGCGGATGAACGAGCAGCTGGAGCACTACATCGACGAGATGCCGTCGCAGTACTACTGGGTGCACAAGCGTTTCAAGAGCCGGCCGCCGGGGGAGCCGGGCGTTTATTAG